The following DNA comes from Enterobacter sp. SA187.
CTGATAATGCGCGTTAAAAACCCCCGCTTTTGTAAGAAACGCTAACCATCCCCCTTGCTGGCAGTCTTCATGCACAGCAGGGAATAGCGCTTCACTAAGGATGTCACTCGTTATGAAAAATGTGAAAGTCAGCCTGGCCTGGCAAATTTTGCTGGCTCTGGTGCTGGGTATTCTTCTGGGTAGTTACCTGCATTACCAAAGCGACAGCCGCGAATGGCTGATTGCGAATCTCCTGTCTCCGGCAGGCGATATCTTTATTCATCTGATCAAAATGATCGTTGTCCCTATTGTGATTTCCACCCTGATTGTGGGAATTGCTGGCGTGGGCGATGCGAAACAGCTGGGCCGCATTGGCGCGAAAACCATTCTTTATTTCGAAGTGATCACTACAGTGGCCATTATTCTTGGCATCACACTGGCGAATGTATTCCAGCCGGGCGCGGGCATTGATATGTCGCAGCTGGCAACGGTGGATATTTCGAAATACCAGAGTACAACGGCGGAAGTGCAGAGCCATGCCCATGGCCTGATGGGCACCATACTGTCGCTGGTGCCAACCAATATCGTGTCGTCGATGGCGAAGGGCGATATGCTGCCGATCATCTTCTTCTCGGTGCTGTTTGGCCTTGGGCTGTCATCGCTGCCTTCCGCACACCGTGAGCCGCTGGTGACGGTCTTCCGCTCCATTTCCGAAACCATGTTTAAAGTCACCCATATGGTGATGCGTTATGCGCCGGTGGGCGTGTTCGCGCTGATCTCGGTGACGGTGGCGAACTTTGGTTTCGCCTCCCTGTGGCCGCTCGCCAAGCTGGTGATCCTGGTGTATGCCGCGATTGTCTTCTTTGCGCTGGTGGTGCTGGGCGCGGTGGCGCGTCTGTGCAAGCTGAGCATCTGGACGCTGATCCGCATCCTGAAAGAGGAATTGATCCTCGCCTATTCCACCGCCAGCTCCGAAAGCGTGCTACCGCGTATCATTGAGAAGATGGAAGCCTATGGCGCACCGGCGTCGATCACCAGCTTCGTCGTGCCGACCGGCTACTCCTTTAACCTTGATGGCTCGACGCTGTATCAGAGCATCGCGGCGATTTTCATCGCACAGCTGTACGGCATTGAGCTGTCGCTGGGGCAGGAGATCATTCTGGTGCTGACGCTGATGGTCACCTCCAAAGGTATCGCTGGCGTGCCGGGCGTCTCCTTTGTGGTGCTGCTGGCGACGCTGGGCAGCGTGGGGATCCCGCTGGAAGGTCTGGCCTTTATCGCCGGTGTTGACCGTATCCTCGACATGGCGCGTACGGCGCTGAACGTGGTGGGGAATGCGCTGGCGGTGCTGGTGATCGCCAAGTGGGAACACAAATTTGACCGTAAAAAAGCGCTGGCTTACGAGCGCGAGGTGCTGGGCAAATTCGATAAAACCGCGAATTCCTGATTTGCTTAAAAGATGCCCGGCGGCGCGAGCTTGCCGGGCCTACGGCGTAACATGTAGGCCCGGTAAGCGAAGCGCCACAGGGCAATACCCCTCTCTCGTTAACCCATCGCGCTTTCGCGCAGACTGGCTTTTAACTTATCGTACTCGGCGATCACATACTGTTCCGCGGCACGCTGGTCGGCAATCCGCTCAACGTTAACGGCGCAGTACTTGTACTCCGGCGTTTTGGTTATCGGGCTTAAGTTCTCCGTCACCAGCTCGTTACAGGCGCCAATCCACCACTGGTAGGTCATGTAAATCGCGCCTTTATTCGGGCGATCGCTGACCTGCGCGCGGGTGATGATGCGGCCTTTGCGGGAGTTCACCCAGATCAGCGCTTCATCTTCAATGCCCAGACGCGCCGCGTCGGCGGTGTTGATCTGCGCATAGCCAGGTTCATCCGCCAGCGCCGCCAGCGCCGCACAGTTGCCGGTCATCGAACGACAGGAGTAGTGGCCCACTTCCCGCACCGTCGATAGCACCAGCGGGTACTCGTCGGTCAGTTTGTCGATGGGCGGCACCCAATCGCAGGTGTAGAACTTCGCCAGCCCGGTATCGGTTTCAAACTTCTCTTTGAACAGGTATGAGGTCCCCTGATCCGCGTCCGACGTATCGCGGCATGGCCACTGGATATAACCCAGCTCGCCCATTTTTTCATAGGTGGCGCCATAGAAGTCCGGGCACAGATGACGCAGCTCATCCCAGATCTCCTGGGTGTTGTTGTAGTGCATCGGATAGCCCATACGGGTGGCGATCTCGCTGATGATCTGCCAGTCCGTTTTCAGGTCCCACTGCGGCTCCACGGCTTTGAAGAAGCGCTGGAAGCCACGGTCAGCCGCGGAATACACCCCTTCATGTTCCCCCCAGGACGTTGACGGCAGAATGACATCTGCCGCCGCTGCGGTTTTGGTCATAAAGATGTCCTGGACGATCACCAGCTCCAGATCTTCAAAGCCTTTACGCACCGCCGACAGCTCGGCGTCGGTTTGCAGTGGATCTTCCCCCATGATGTAGGCCGCGCGCACTTCGCCATGAGCCGCCCGGTGCGGCAGCTCGCTGATGCGATAACCAGTGTGCGCCGGCAGACTGGCCACGCCCCAGGCTTTGGCAAATTTCTCGCGGTTTTCCGGCACGTGCACATATTGATAGCCAGGATACGTGTCCGGCAGCGCGCCCATATCGCACGCGCCCTGCACGTTATTCTGCCCACGCACCGGGTTAACGCCCGCGTGTGGCTTGCCGAGGTTACCGGTCAGCATCGCCAGGCTGGTCAGGGAGCGCACGGTTTCCACGCCCTGATAGAACTGGGTGACGCCCATGCCCCACAGGATCGCCGCGCTTTTCGCCCCGGCATACAGTCGTGCGCAGGTGCGGATCTCCTCGGCGCTGACGCCGGTGATCGCTTCCACCGACTCCGGCGGATAGCCTGCAACAATCTTTTTATACTCGTCAAAATCCTGCGTACGCGCGGCCACGAAAGCATGATCGTAGAGATCTTCGCTGATAATGACGTGCCCGATGGCGTTTAGCAGCGCGATATTCGAGCCGTTTTTCAGTGCAATATGCATATCCGCAATGCGCGCGGTTTCAATTTTGCGCGGATCGCAGACGATAATTTTCGCCCCGTTCTTTTTCGCGCGGATCACATGATTGGCGACGATAGGGTGGGAATCCGCCGGGTTATAGCCAAAAATAAAGACCAAATCCGTGTTATCAATTTCTGTGATGGCATTGCTCATTGCGCCATTACCGACCGACTGGTGCAGACCTGCAACCGATGGGCCGTGTCAGACACGTGCGCAGCAATCAACGTTATTGGTGCCAATAACGGCGCGCGCGAATTTTTGCATCACATAGTTGGTTTCATTGCCGGTGCCGCGTGATGAACCTGTGGTCTGGATGGCATCCGGGCCGTACTTCTCTTTGATGGCGGAAAGTCGGCTGGCGACGTAGTCCAGCGCTTCACTCCAGGATACCGCTTCCAGTTTGCCGCCGCGCTGGCGACGGATCATCGGGGTTTTCAGGCGCGGGGTCAGGATCTGGGTATCGTTAATAAAATCCCAGCCGTAATAGCCTTTAAGACACAGGGTACCCTGATTGGTCTTCCCCTGCGCCGCTTCCGCCCGGACGATTTTCCCGTTATCAACCACAAGGTTGATTTTGCAACCCGAGGCGCAATAGGGGCATACCGTGACGACTTTTTTCATCGGTCTCACTCCAGTTTTCAATTCGCGCATACGCGCACTTGCCCCCGTTATGCAGTTTGCATGCCATATTCTTTATGTGGGTATTTCTGCGGGATGCGGAGCAGGAAGGAAGTGAAAACCCTGACGAAAAGCGCGCCGTCGTCAGATTTGACGTGTCGAACGTCGGGGAAGAGCTGTAGGCCGGGTAAGCGCAGCGCCACCCGGCGCAATCGCCCCTCACTTGCGCCACATCAACATTTCAGTGTGATCAATTCTTATAATCATCATACTTTTCCTGCACAGGTTCCCTGTCGTGTTCACACTCCGCTCGATCATCACTGGCGTACTGCTCTGTTTTTCCGCTGTCGCCTTCTCACAGACTGACCCGACGACGCTCACCACCGCCTGGCCGGTCAACGTTGGCCCGCTCAACCCGCATCTTTACACCCCCAACCAGATGTTTGCGCAGAGCATGGTGTATGAACCGCTGGTGAAATACGCGGCGGGCGGCAGGGTGGAGCCGTGGCTGGCTACCGGCTGGACGCACTCCGCCGACGGGAAAACCTGGATCTTCACCCTGCGCGAAAAGGTCACTTTTTCCAATGGCGAACCTTTCAACGCCGACGCCGCCGCGGCGAATTTCCGCGCCGTGCTGGCTAACCGCGCCCGCCATAGCTGGCTGGAACTGGTGAACCAAATCACCGATGTCAAAGCGCTCGGTCCGCAAAAGCTGCAAATTACGCTGAAAAGCGCCTACTACCCGTTTTTACAGGAGCTGGCGCTGCCGCGGCCGTTCCGCTTTATCGCCCCGTCGCAGTTTGTCGATGGCGGCACGAAAAACGGCATTAAAGCGCCGGTCGGCACCGGGCCGTGGATGTTGCACTCGTCGCGCCTGAATCAGGATGATGTCTTCGTGCGCAACCCGCATTACTGGGGAAAACAACCGGCGATCGGCAGGGTGAGGGTTAATGTGATCCCCGATCCCACCAGCCGCGCCATTGCCTTTGAAACCGGGGAGGTGGATCTGCTGTACGGCAGCGAAGGGCTGCTACCCCTCGATACCTTCGCGCGCTTTAGCCAGAACCCGGCGTACCACACGCAACTTTCCGCGCCGGTAGAAACGGTGATGCTGGCGCTCAATACCCGGCTTGCCCCCACCAATGAGCTGGCGGTGCGCGAAGCCCTTAATTATGCGGTGGATAAAAAAACCATGATCGCCGCCGCGCTCTACGACACGCAGCAGCTGGCGGACACGCTGTTCGCCCCGTCGGTGCCCTATGCGAATATCGGGCTTAAACCGCGCGGCTACGATCCGGCGCAGGCCCGCGCCCTGCTCGAAAAAGCTGGCTGGGTGCTGCCTGCCGGTAACGCTATCCGCGAGAAAAACGGCCAGCCGCTGCGCATTGAACTGGCCTTTACCGGTACCGATGCCGAGAGCAAGGCGATGGCGGAGATTATTCAGGCAGATTTGCGCAAAATCGGCGTCGATATTCAGCTTATCGGCGAAGAAGAGAGCAGTATCTACGCCCGCCAGCGGGACGGTCGCTTCGGCATGATTTTCAACCGCACCTGGGGCGCGCCTTACGATCCCCACGCCTTTATCAGTTCCATGCGCGTGCCATCCCATGCGGATTACCAGGCGCAGCTGGGGTTGCCGGATAAGGCGCTCATCGACCAGGAAATCGGCCAGGTGCTGACGCAGCAGGATGAAACCGCCCGCCAGGCCTTATATAAAGACATCCTCACCCGGCTGCATCAGGAAGCGGTCTATCTGCCGCTCAGCTATGTCTCGGTGATGGCGGTATCGCGGCCTGAACTGGGAGCCATCCCCTTCGCGCCGATGGCGTCAGAGATCCCCTTCGAACAGCTCAATCCGGTGGCGCAGCCATGATGCTGAACTGGGCACTACGTCGTTTGCTGCTGCTGATCCCGATCCTGCTCGCCGCGTCGCTGCTGGTGTTTTTGATGCTGCATCTGGGCGTCGGCGATCCGGCGATGGACTATTTACGCCTTTCCGGCGTGCCGCCGACGGCGGAGGTGCTGGCCGCCACGCGGGAGATGCTCGGGCTTAACGCGCCGCTGCCGGTGCAGTACTGGCACTGGCTGATGCGCGCCGCGCGGCTGGATTTCGGCGTCTCTTATGCCACAGGGCGTCCGGTGCTCGACGATCTGCTGCATTTTCTGCCCGCCACCCTGCAACTGGCGGGACTGGCGCTGGTGCTGATCCTGGCGATCTCCGTGCCGCTCGGCGTCTGGGCGGCGCGTTATCCCAACCGCCTGCCGGATCATATCGTGCGCGTGATCGCTTTCCTCGGCGTCTCAATGCCCAATTTCTGGCTGGCGTTTCTGCTGGTGATGCTCTTTTCCGTGAAGCTGAACTGGCTGCCGGCGATGGGTTACGGCGGCTGGCGCTACATGATCCTGCCGGCGGTTTCCATTGCCTTTATGTCCCTTTCGATCAACGCCCGTCTGCTGCGCACCAGTATGCTGGAAGTGGCAGGGCAGCGGCATGTGACATGGGCGCGGCTGCGGGGCTTAACGGCGGCGCAAACCGAGCGCCACCATGTGCTGAAAAACGCTGCCGTTCCGCTGGTCACCGCGCTGGGAATGCACATCGGCGAGCTGATCGGCGGCACGCTGATCGTCGAAAGTATTTTCGCCTGGCCGGGCGTCGGCCGTTACGCCGTCTCCGCCATTTTTAACCGCGACTATCCGGTGATCCAGTGCTTTACCCTGCTGATGGTGACCGTCTTTGTGATCGGCAATCTGCTGGTGGATATGATCAGCGCCGCGCTGGATCCGCGCGTGCGCAGCCACGAGGGACAGCACGCATGAACACGGTTTTTCTTGCCCGCTGGCCGGTGCGCATGGCGCTTTTGATCATCGCTCTGCTGTTTATGGTGGCGCTGACCAGCCAGTGGTGGCTGCCGTTCGATCCGCTGGCTCTTAATCTGCCGGAGCGCCTGTCAGCGCCGGACAGCCAGCACTGGCTGGGCACCGATCACCTGGGACGCGATATCTTCAGCCGTCTGCTGGCGGCCACGCGTATCTCCCTTGGCGCAGTGCTGCTCTGTCTGCTGCTGGTGCTGACCATCGGTATGATCGCGGGCGGCGCGGCAGGGTTGCTCGGCGGGCGCACCGATCAGCTGGTCATGCGCGTCGCCGATCTGTTTATGACCTTTCCCACCTCGATCCTGTCGTTTTTCCTCGTGGCGATCCTCGGCACCGGCATCACCAACGTGATCATCGCCATCGCCCTGTCGCACTGGGCCTGGTACGCGCGCATGGTGCGCAGCATGGTGCTGTCGCTGCGCCAGCGGGAGTTTGTGCTGGCCGCGCGTCTCGCCGGGGCCAGCCGGGTGCGGATTTTTATTGAGCACATCAGCGGCGCGGTGCTGCCGTCGCTGCTGATCCTCGCCACGCTGGATACCGGCCACATGATGCTGCATATCGCGGGGATGTCTTTTCTCGGGCTGGGCGTCACCGCCCCGACGCCGGAGTGGGGGATCATGATCAACGACGCGCGACAGTATATCTGGACGCAGCCGCTGCAAATGTTCTGGCCGGGGCTGGCGCTGTTTATCAGCGTGATGAGTTTTAACCTGGTGGGCGACGCGCTGCGCGACCACCTCGATCCCGGCAGGGCTTTGCAGGAGAGCCATTCATGAACACGCTGACCCTCGACGGGTTTTCCTTTTATGCTGCCGGTACGTGCCTGGTGGATAACGTCTCGCTGACCCTGCGCCGGGGGCGCGTACTGGCGCTGGTGGGTAACAGCGGCTGCGGCAAATCGCTGACCTGCAACGGCGCGCTGGGCGAACTGCCGCCGGGCGTGCGGCGCACCGGCGGGCAGGTGTTGCTCGACGGCAGAGTGGCGGCGGCCCATGAACTGCGCGGCAGGCGGGTATCCTGCGTGATGCAAAACCCGCGCAGCGCCTTTAATCCGCTGCGCACCATCCGCGATCACGCCAGGGAAACCTGTCAGGCGCTGGGTAAAAACGGCAGCGATGCCCTGCTGCTGGCACGGCTGGCGGATGTCGGGCTGGAGCAGGCCGCGCGCGTACTGTCACTTTATCCCTTTGAGATGAGCGGCGGCATGTTGCAGCGGGTGATGATCGCGCTGGCGCTGCTCGGCGATGCGCCCTTTATGTTTGCCGATGAGCCGACCACCGATCTCGACGCGGTGGCGCAGGCGCGTATCCTCGATGTGCTGGCGGATGTCATGAAAACCCGCGCGCCGGGAATGCTGCTGGTGACGCACGATATGGGCGTGGTGGCGCGGCTGGCCGATGAGGTGGCGGTGATGGAGCAGGGGCGGATTGTGGAGCAGGGCACGGTGGACGATCTCTTTTATCGCCCGCAG
Coding sequences within:
- the gltP gene encoding glutamate/aspartate:proton symporter GltP; translated protein: MKNVKVSLAWQILLALVLGILLGSYLHYQSDSREWLIANLLSPAGDIFIHLIKMIVVPIVISTLIVGIAGVGDAKQLGRIGAKTILYFEVITTVAIILGITLANVFQPGAGIDMSQLATVDISKYQSTTAEVQSHAHGLMGTILSLVPTNIVSSMAKGDMLPIIFFSVLFGLGLSSLPSAHREPLVTVFRSISETMFKVTHMVMRYAPVGVFALISVTVANFGFASLWPLAKLVILVYAAIVFFALVVLGAVARLCKLSIWTLIRILKEELILAYSTASSESVLPRIIEKMEAYGAPASITSFVVPTGYSFNLDGSTLYQSIAAIFIAQLYGIELSLGQEIILVLTLMVTSKGIAGVPGVSFVVLLATLGSVGIPLEGLAFIAGVDRILDMARTALNVVGNALAVLVIAKWEHKFDRKKALAYEREVLGKFDKTANS
- the fdhF gene encoding formate dehydrogenase subunit alpha; translation: MKKVVTVCPYCASGCKINLVVDNGKIVRAEAAQGKTNQGTLCLKGYYGWDFINDTQILTPRLKTPMIRRQRGGKLEAVSWSEALDYVASRLSAIKEKYGPDAIQTTGSSRGTGNETNYVMQKFARAVIGTNNVDCCARVUHGPSVAGLHQSVGNGAMSNAITEIDNTDLVFIFGYNPADSHPIVANHVIRAKKNGAKIIVCDPRKIETARIADMHIALKNGSNIALLNAIGHVIISEDLYDHAFVAARTQDFDEYKKIVAGYPPESVEAITGVSAEEIRTCARLYAGAKSAAILWGMGVTQFYQGVETVRSLTSLAMLTGNLGKPHAGVNPVRGQNNVQGACDMGALPDTYPGYQYVHVPENREKFAKAWGVASLPAHTGYRISELPHRAAHGEVRAAYIMGEDPLQTDAELSAVRKGFEDLELVIVQDIFMTKTAAAADVILPSTSWGEHEGVYSAADRGFQRFFKAVEPQWDLKTDWQIISEIATRMGYPMHYNNTQEIWDELRHLCPDFYGATYEKMGELGYIQWPCRDTSDADQGTSYLFKEKFETDTGLAKFYTCDWVPPIDKLTDEYPLVLSTVREVGHYSCRSMTGNCAALAALADEPGYAQINTADAARLGIEDEALIWVNSRKGRIITRAQVSDRPNKGAIYMTYQWWIGACNELVTENLSPITKTPEYKYCAVNVERIADQRAAEQYVIAEYDKLKASLRESAMG
- the nikA gene encoding nickel ABC transporter substrate-binding protein gives rise to the protein MFTLRSIITGVLLCFSAVAFSQTDPTTLTTAWPVNVGPLNPHLYTPNQMFAQSMVYEPLVKYAAGGRVEPWLATGWTHSADGKTWIFTLREKVTFSNGEPFNADAAAANFRAVLANRARHSWLELVNQITDVKALGPQKLQITLKSAYYPFLQELALPRPFRFIAPSQFVDGGTKNGIKAPVGTGPWMLHSSRLNQDDVFVRNPHYWGKQPAIGRVRVNVIPDPTSRAIAFETGEVDLLYGSEGLLPLDTFARFSQNPAYHTQLSAPVETVMLALNTRLAPTNELAVREALNYAVDKKTMIAAALYDTQQLADTLFAPSVPYANIGLKPRGYDPAQARALLEKAGWVLPAGNAIREKNGQPLRIELAFTGTDAESKAMAEIIQADLRKIGVDIQLIGEEESSIYARQRDGRFGMIFNRTWGAPYDPHAFISSMRVPSHADYQAQLGLPDKALIDQEIGQVLTQQDETARQALYKDILTRLHQEAVYLPLSYVSVMAVSRPELGAIPFAPMASEIPFEQLNPVAQP
- the nikB gene encoding nickel ABC transporter permease subunit NikB, with translation MLNWALRRLLLLIPILLAASLLVFLMLHLGVGDPAMDYLRLSGVPPTAEVLAATREMLGLNAPLPVQYWHWLMRAARLDFGVSYATGRPVLDDLLHFLPATLQLAGLALVLILAISVPLGVWAARYPNRLPDHIVRVIAFLGVSMPNFWLAFLLVMLFSVKLNWLPAMGYGGWRYMILPAVSIAFMSLSINARLLRTSMLEVAGQRHVTWARLRGLTAAQTERHHVLKNAAVPLVTALGMHIGELIGGTLIVESIFAWPGVGRYAVSAIFNRDYPVIQCFTLLMVTVFVIGNLLVDMISAALDPRVRSHEGQHA
- the nikC gene encoding nickel ABC transporter permease subunit NikC; this translates as MNTVFLARWPVRMALLIIALLFMVALTSQWWLPFDPLALNLPERLSAPDSQHWLGTDHLGRDIFSRLLAATRISLGAVLLCLLLVLTIGMIAGGAAGLLGGRTDQLVMRVADLFMTFPTSILSFFLVAILGTGITNVIIAIALSHWAWYARMVRSMVLSLRQREFVLAARLAGASRVRIFIEHISGAVLPSLLILATLDTGHMMLHIAGMSFLGLGVTAPTPEWGIMINDARQYIWTQPLQMFWPGLALFISVMSFNLVGDALRDHLDPGRALQESHS
- the nikD gene encoding nickel import ATP-binding protein NikD; amino-acid sequence: MNTLTLDGFSFYAAGTCLVDNVSLTLRRGRVLALVGNSGCGKSLTCNGALGELPPGVRRTGGQVLLDGRVAAAHELRGRRVSCVMQNPRSAFNPLRTIRDHARETCQALGKNGSDALLLARLADVGLEQAARVLSLYPFEMSGGMLQRVMIALALLGDAPFMFADEPTTDLDAVAQARILDVLADVMKTRAPGMLLVTHDMGVVARLADEVAVMEQGRIVEQGTVDDLFYRPQHPLSRRLVSAHLALYGEALPQ